The following nucleotide sequence is from Nitrospira sp..
CACGAGCCCGGCCCTCGACGAGTTTCCCGAGGATGGTAAAGCCGATGTACATCAAAACCAGCAGCGTCACGAGCGACACGCTGCCCCACGCGGTAAATTCCAGCCCGATACGTTCAGCCACAGGAAGGTGCTTCAGCAGCTCAATGTCCAAAATCGACTGGGTTACTGAGCGGGCCACATCCGTCACACCTCCCTGGATCAGCCAGAGAAGCGGGAGATACAGTGCCCCCGCGACGACGAAACGCACCCAGAGGGACACACCGAGTGAGCCAGGCGGTTCCAAGCGCAGTTGCTCAAGGAACACCGTCCTGGCGACCAATCCCAGCGACCAGATATCGACGGGAATCGACAATACGAACAGCAGCGGCAGGCCAACCCCTTCGCCGAAGTGGAAACCAAGCCCACCCGAAATGATGAAAAAGGCCAGAAAGCTGACCGGGCTCATGAGGAAAATCAAGAACGTGATGCCGAGCTTGTTTTCCAGATGAATGGACCCCATCGCCATCAACAACATGGCAAAGGCCATTTTGATTGGCAGGGCCGTCCAGGCAGCCGACCAAAGAACGCTGAGCCCTAACTTGAATGGCGCCATCGATGCTCGAGCAGTCATGTACCCAACAGCCTCCGCCTATTCGAGAAACTCGCGGTTGATGATTGCCGCTACCGTGAAAATCAGCATCGTAGCCATCACCACGATCCAGCTGATCAACGCGATCGGTCGCTTGAAGATATTCCGCTCAGGGTCGCGATCGATGAACGGCAGTGCCGCCAACAACGCCATGAACGCCCCCGGCAGGGCGATGGCGCCGAGGAACTGCCCGAATTCACCTGCGAACACCTTCAGACGCAGCAGCTGGAAAAGGAACAGGAAGTACCATTCCGGCTCGGGATGGTAGTCGCCAGGATCGGGAGTCGCTTCTTCGAGCAGGACGATCGGCTCCCAGAAGGCCAGACTACAGATGGTGAGAAACACCACCACCATGCCGACGATGTCCTTCCAAATTTGACGTGGAAAAAAGTAGTCCGTCTTGGCCTTGATCTCTTCCACACTTCCACGGAAGGGACCCGCCGGTCCCGCCTTGCGGAACAGGAATAAGTGAAGGCCTGCCAACCCCATGAGAGCTGCAGGCAACACCATGACGTGGATGACAAAGAATCGGCTGAGTGTCATCTGTCCAGGGGTCGGACCGCCTTTGAGGAAGCGAGCCATGAAATCACCCAGGACCGGCGTCTTGTCCATGATTTCGACGCCGACGGTCGTCGCCCAATAGGCGCGCTGGTCCCATGGCAAGAGATAGCCGGTGAAGCCGAAGCCCATCACGATGCCGAAGAGCGCCAGACCGACCAACCAGATGAGTTCCCGTGGCTTCTTATAGGCGCCCCACAGAAAGACCTGCGACATGTGGGCGAACACGCAGACCACCATCGCGGTCGAGCCCCAGAAATGGTAGCTCAAGAGGAACCAGCCATAATCCACGTTGTGGATGATGTATTGCGTACTGGCATAGGCGTGGTCGGCCGTCGGCACGTAATAGAACATCAGCAAGATGCCGGTGATAGCCTGCATGATGAAAATAAAGAGCAGGACAGAGCCAAAGACATAGGCCCAACGCGACCCGCCGGGGACGGGTTCGTTGAGCATCTTGGCCTGCAAGGTCTTCAGCCCGACACGTTCGTCAACGAAGTCGAAGACCTTTTCAATCACTGAGGGCTGCGTGGTTGTCGGCTGCGTAGTCGTTTCCATTAGACAATCCGAACCTGGGCCTTCGTGCCCGCCTTAAATTCCATGTCGATGATTGCAATGTCGCCGGTTGCGGTAACTTTGATCGGCAGGGGGTCTAATGCACGGGGCGCCGGCCCATCCAACACTTTGCCGGCTGCGTCATAAATACTGAGGTGGCAGGGACAGAGGAACACCTGACCGAGCGTCTTGTGTGTTCGCCACTTGAAGCCACATCCGAGGTGCGGACACTTACCGGAATAGGCAACGTACGGGACATCTTTCTTGTTGGTCCAGACGTGCTTCCCGTCGGCGTCACGAAACTCCATGTCCTTGCCTTGATAGACGCTTTCCAAGACCTTCGGAGTCGCCTTCAACACCCAAATGTTTTTATCGATTTCCTGTTCGGGCATATAGGCTTCTTTGACCTTGCGCTTATACTTGTACTGGACACCCACGTCCTCTTGCTTGATCTTGGACGCGTTCCCGATCGTCAGCCACCCGTTATCGAAGGGGGCATACATGGGCTTCATGAGGTAGCGCAAGACGGGAAAAGCCAGCGGAAAGCCGATGAGGAACCCGATCGCATGCGTAAAATTGGCAAAGAAGGTGCGCCGCTTGACGCTCCGCTCCAGCTCGGGAAACGGCACCAGGACTTCGCCCGGCGTGACGTGGATACGCTCTTCGAGATGCGCGATTTCCACCTCATGCGTTGTGACATAGTCTTCGCGCTTGAAGGCCGGCAGGGCCGCGTATTCGGCCCCGGTGCAGCGAAGCGTCACGAGATCTTCGGTCACGCTCTGCACCTGCCCGATCGGAACCTGGCGCTCGATCACGCCCACCCCATCCCCGCCGACGACAATATGGCTGACCTCGTGGGAGAGCGGGTCCATAATGACCCGTCGCACCTCCCCGACGTCACTATCCGCGCTACGAACCTTGGATTTAAGTTTCGGCTGCATGGTGCTCACTTCATCTTGATCGGCTTCGGCGTGTTCACCGAAGTGTTCTTGTAGCCGCCCAGCCACGTCGCCAACGCCTGCACGTCGGACGGCTCCATCAGGTCCTTATACTTGTCCGGCATCTTGCCCTTCTCGTACTCCTGATCGAAACCTTCGGCCTTATAGCTCTTAGGGTCGAGGATCTTTCGGGCGATTTCTTCGACCGACATTAAATTGCCGATATTATCCAATTCAGGCCCGCGCTTCTTGCCGCCTTCGCCATTGAGCTTGTGGCAGTTGTAACACTCCTGGAGCTGCCACTGCTCCTCACCCAGCTTGGCAATATCACCGGAGGCCGCAGCCGTCGTGGCCGTTGGGGCACTGCCCCCACCTGCCTTTTGGTCGGCCGGAGCCTGCGCGGCACCAAGCGCTTGCAGACGAGCGGTCAACTCCTTCGCCTTCTCATCCAGCGCCTTGGCCCGTTGCAACAATACGTCGACCTTGCCGGCCTCATATTGCTCACGCTTCGGCTTCAGGATCTTATCGATCTTGCCCTTTTCATCTTCGGGATCGTACTGCGGCCACATCGACCCGCCGGCGATATAGGCCACGGAGAGAATCGCGTAAAACACCAACAATGCTCCGACGGCCTTCCCGCCGCTGAACGGTTTCAGGCTCGGAAGGTCCAGAATAATGAAGACGATGGCGCCGAGCATGGCATAACCGAAAAACAGCGCTTGAAAGACAAACGGAAAACCCAACGCGTTGGTGGCGCCGAACAGGATGCCGCCGACCACGAGTCCGACTATCGACTTTTTAATCACGTTTCCCATGAGTGCCCTCGTTTAACTCCCGTCCAGTGAGTGACCGATCTACTTGGCCCCTGCCGGAACAGGGCTCGTCTCGTGCGCATGGCCCTTCGAATCCGACGGGCGCAACGTTACGATGATGGCGAAACTGACCACCGCGTAAAACACGATCGTAATGCCGGTAATCCACCAGGCCGAATAGGACAGAGTCGGCGTGAAGGATTCGGCCGTGAAGTCCGGGAGCAGGTTGTACGTGTGGAAGTACTTCCGCAACAGGGACCGCACCGCGCCCATCAACCCCATGGTCCAGATGGCGCTGAACGCCAGGAAGACCAGGACGAACTGAGAGGCGAAGTCGATCTTGCCCCACACGATCGTCCCTTGGGACACCGCGCGGTTATAGATGACGTAGTTCACGACCGTCACGAACACCAACGTAAAGGCCGCGGAGTTTTTGGCCGGCATCAATGCGAGAAAGTTCCAATCGGACGGCAATTCCAACTCGGCCACCAACTTCGCGCCGGTCGGCACGAATCCGTGCGGCGTCATCCAAATGGCATTTCCCACGACCACCATCAAGAACCCGATCTTGATGACCGTGCTCGATGAGACCGTCACGGGGATGAATCGCCCCAAGATCACCGGCGCCAATAACAGAGGCAACAGGAAGGCCAGAGAAGTCGGGTCCGGCACGGGGTAATCCGTGAGTACCTTCGTCATCACGATGGGCAGCAGCACCATCACCAGAGGAGCGATGATCGTCATCCGAACCTTTTCGACGCCCTCGATCCGCTTCATGCTCAGCCAGATATAGTAATTGCTGGCCAAGAAAATGAGGCCGATCATGGCGCCCTGCATTTCGAAGAACATCGAAAGCTGGTCGGCCATCATGTAGGGACAGATGGAAGCGTCGTAGTCACACAACTCATAGGCGAGGAGATAGCCCATGAACGGCAGGAACAAGAGGGCGCCGACACCGATCATATTGCCGACAAACCCCATCCAGTCGTAATAGGCACGTTCCTCATCCTTCTTCG
It contains:
- a CDS encoding cytochrome ubiquinol oxidase subunit I; its protein translation is MKIWQRCLFVLFALVAVWGGVAYAQAPSAPPVEFPYTGNRTAVWIVAQLHILFAGFILGAPIFVVISEWLGYRKQDPRYDRLAKEVTKVTVILYSMTALTGGLFIFVLLATYPQFTTWLINHFFLIFAVVYPLLFIGETIVLYMYFYTWDAWKGEKKARHIALGVLLNLIGSITLFVIDAPTSFMNTPVKAEGISPAEFLASASLLDKVFNYSWMPLNLHRLVGNVTFGGFVAGLIAAYMFMGAKKDEERAYYDWMGFVGNMIGVGALLFLPFMGYLLAYELCDYDASICPYMMADQLSMFFEMQGAMIGLIFLASNYYIWLSMKRIEGVEKVRMTIIAPLVMVLLPIVMTKVLTDYPVPDPTSLAFLLPLLLAPVILGRFIPVTVSSSTVIKIGFLMVVVGNAIWMTPHGFVPTGAKLVAELELPSDWNFLALMPAKNSAAFTLVFVTVVNYVIYNRAVSQGTIVWGKIDFASQFVLVFLAFSAIWTMGLMGAVRSLLRKYFHTYNLLPDFTAESFTPTLSYSAWWITGITIVFYAVVSFAIIVTLRPSDSKGHAHETSPVPAGAK
- a CDS encoding cytochrome bc complex cytochrome b subunit yields the protein METTTQPTTTQPSVIEKVFDFVDERVGLKTLQAKMLNEPVPGGSRWAYVFGSVLLFIFIMQAITGILLMFYYVPTADHAYASTQYIIHNVDYGWFLLSYHFWGSTAMVVCVFAHMSQVFLWGAYKKPRELIWLVGLALFGIVMGFGFTGYLLPWDQRAYWATTVGVEIMDKTPVLGDFMARFLKGGPTPGQMTLSRFFVIHVMVLPAALMGLAGLHLFLFRKAGPAGPFRGSVEEIKAKTDYFFPRQIWKDIVGMVVVFLTICSLAFWEPIVLLEEATPDPGDYHPEPEWYFLFLFQLLRLKVFAGEFGQFLGAIALPGAFMALLAALPFIDRDPERNIFKRPIALISWIVVMATMLIFTVAAIINREFLE
- a CDS encoding c-type cytochrome — translated: MGNVIKKSIVGLVVGGILFGATNALGFPFVFQALFFGYAMLGAIVFIILDLPSLKPFSGGKAVGALLVFYAILSVAYIAGGSMWPQYDPEDEKGKIDKILKPKREQYEAGKVDVLLQRAKALDEKAKELTARLQALGAAQAPADQKAGGGSAPTATTAAASGDIAKLGEEQWQLQECYNCHKLNGEGGKKRGPELDNIGNLMSVEEIARKILDPKSYKAEGFDQEYEKGKMPDKYKDLMEPSDVQALATWLGGYKNTSVNTPKPIKMK
- a CDS encoding ubiquinol-cytochrome c reductase iron-sulfur subunit; translated protein: MQPKLKSKVRSADSDVGEVRRVIMDPLSHEVSHIVVGGDGVGVIERQVPIGQVQSVTEDLVTLRCTGAEYAALPAFKREDYVTTHEVEIAHLEERIHVTPGEVLVPFPELERSVKRRTFFANFTHAIGFLIGFPLAFPVLRYLMKPMYAPFDNGWLTIGNASKIKQEDVGVQYKYKRKVKEAYMPEQEIDKNIWVLKATPKVLESVYQGKDMEFRDADGKHVWTNKKDVPYVAYSGKCPHLGCGFKWRTHKTLGQVFLCPCHLSIYDAAGKVLDGPAPRALDPLPIKVTATGDIAIIDMEFKAGTKAQVRIV